Genomic window (Deltaproteobacteria bacterium):
ATCGTTTCAACGAGGTTGCCGCAGGGCTCTATCAATTCATCTGGCATGAGTTCTGTGATTGGTACCTCGAACTCAGTAAGATCGCGTTAGATAGCGGCGATGCCAAAGCCCAAGCGCAGGCGAAACACACACTCGCGACGGTGCTTGATGCTGCACTGCGGTTGTTGCATCCATTGATGCCGTACATCAGTGAAGAGATTTGGCATGCGTTACATCCTGATCGTGCCAATGACAGCATCATGGTACAGCCGTATCCGAAAGTTGATGCTGCGTTGATTGATGAAGATGCTGAACGGCGGATGACGGTGTTAATGGATACGATTCGCGCAGTCCGGAACATTCGCTCTGAGATGAACTTACCGCCAGGGCAAGAGCTGGCTGTGAGTATCTTCCCGAGTACGGAGAGTGTCGAAGCCGAACTGCGGCAAAATGAAGCATACATTCGTCGCCTCGCCCGTACGGGTGAGATTCGTTATCAGAAAGATGGCGAGCGACCACGTGGAGCGGCATTGGCAGTGATCGACGGCGCGGAGATTCACATACCGTTGGCTGGGCTGGTGAATCTGCAAGAAGAAAGTAAACGTATTGAAAAAGAAATTGCCAAAGTGACCAGTGACCTTGCCAATGTGCAACGCAAACTTGGCGATACGAAATTTATCGAACGCGCGCCTGAAGAAGTGGTTGAGGAGCAACGCGAACGCGCTACACAACTGGAAGAGAAACGCGTAACGTTGGAAAAGAATTTGGAACGATTGCGGCAGATACAGACGTAACGCGTAATACGTAAAACGTAAAAGGGAAATTTGAGGTTTTCTTTACGTTTGACGCTTTACGTATTACGCGCTTAACCAGGACACTTTATGCTCGTGTTTGACCACCCCGCCATTTCTCGTCTCATCTCCATGGCTTTAGAAGAAGATCTGGGCCGTGGGGATGTGACTACACAAGCGACGATCCCACCAGACCGTCGTGCGTATGGCAATATCAACGCCAAAGCTGACCTCACGGTTGCTGGGCTACCGCTGGCGCAGCGCATCCTTGCGCTTGTTGATCCAGCGGCTGAGTTGCGAGGGTTGGTCAACGAGGGCACGGCAGTGAAGAAAGGGCATGTCGTCGCAGAAATGCAAGGCAACGCCGCAGCTCTGCTGATCGCTGAGCGGACCATGCTCAACTTTCTGCAGCATATGTCTGGTGTGGCGACACTGACACGCAAGTTCGTCGATGCTATCGCCGGCACCAAATGTAAGATCATCGATACACGCAAAACTCTGGCTGGCTTCCGTCTTCTCGATAAATATGCCGTCACGCAAGGTGGTGGCACCAATCATCGGATGGGCCTGGATGACGGTATTTTGATCAAGGACAACCATATTGCGGTGTGTGGTGGTGTCGGTGCCGCTGTGCGACGTGCGC
Coding sequences:
- the nadC gene encoding carboxylating nicotinate-nucleotide diphosphorylase, with protein sequence MLVFDHPAISRLISMALEEDLGRGDVTTQATIPPDRRAYGNINAKADLTVAGLPLAQRILALVDPAAELRGLVNEGTAVKKGHVVAEMQGNAAALLIAERTMLNFLQHMSGVATLTRKFVDAIAGTKCKIIDTRKTLAGFRLLDKYAVTQGGGTNHRMGLDDGILIKDNHIAVCGGVGAAVRRARENASSLLRIEVECTNLTEVQEAIDARADIILLDNMSTTLMADAVRLVNGRALLEASGNMSLDRVREVAETGVDFISVGALTHSVSAVDLSMSVTVESSTANVQGPKSKA